Proteins found in one Synergistaceae bacterium genomic segment:
- a CDS encoding pyridoxal phosphate-dependent aminotransferase has translation MYEFDRLLARKGTDCSKWDALRQVYGDPDLLPFWVADMDFPVLPELEKALLARAENSTFGYTFAGEGYYKSLIDWNARRNGLTLTKEELLDVPGVVCGLGFVISALTQPGDKVLVTPPVYPPFFAVPKSLGRQLLLSPLRRVNGRYEMDFDDFEAKLQKGAKAFILCSPHNPVGRVWEKSELENIVELCARNGTIIISDEIHSDLVFSGHKHIPLLNVSPKAQEIAIIASAPSKTFNVAGLKASFLIARNPDLRNKIRTLLDQFHMSVNLFGYKAAEVVYREGEKWLEELLVYLKGNAKFVTSFLESRLPQVGVYVPESTYLMWLDFSAYELEQKALMKKLKEEARVALNDGTTFGDEGKGHVRLNIGTPRSLLQEGLEKIAAAFE, from the coding sequence ATGTACGAATTTGATCGGCTGTTGGCGAGGAAGGGAACGGATTGCAGCAAATGGGACGCGCTTCGGCAGGTTTATGGAGACCCTGACTTATTGCCCTTTTGGGTGGCGGATATGGATTTTCCCGTTTTGCCCGAACTGGAGAAAGCGCTTCTGGCGCGCGCGGAAAATTCCACCTTCGGTTACACTTTCGCAGGAGAGGGTTATTATAAGAGCCTAATCGACTGGAACGCCAGACGCAATGGCCTGACCCTGACGAAAGAGGAACTTCTGGATGTTCCCGGTGTCGTCTGTGGACTCGGTTTCGTGATCTCCGCCCTCACTCAACCCGGAGACAAGGTGCTGGTCACCCCTCCCGTGTATCCCCCCTTCTTCGCCGTCCCCAAATCTTTGGGACGCCAGCTTTTGCTCTCGCCTCTACGCCGTGTAAACGGAAGATATGAGATGGATTTCGATGATTTCGAGGCGAAACTTCAGAAGGGAGCGAAGGCCTTCATTTTATGTAGCCCGCACAATCCCGTGGGGCGCGTCTGGGAAAAGAGCGAGCTAGAAAATATCGTAGAGTTGTGCGCCCGCAACGGAACGATCATCATCTCTGACGAAATTCACTCCGATCTGGTTTTTTCTGGACACAAACACATCCCGCTTTTGAACGTCTCTCCCAAGGCCCAGGAGATCGCGATCATTGCATCGGCCCCTAGCAAAACCTTCAATGTGGCAGGGCTCAAGGCCTCCTTTTTGATCGCGAGAAACCCAGACCTGCGGAACAAGATACGGACCTTGCTGGACCAGTTTCACATGAGCGTCAACCTGTTCGGTTACAAGGCTGCCGAGGTCGTGTACCGAGAAGGGGAAAAATGGCTGGAGGAGCTGCTGGTTTACTTGAAGGGCAACGCGAAGTTCGTGACGTCTTTTTTGGAGTCTCGTCTGCCCCAGGTGGGGGTCTACGTGCCTGAAAGCACTTACTTGATGTGGCTGGACTTTTCCGCCTACGAACTGGAACAAAAGGCTTTGATGAAAAAATTGAAGGAGGAAGCGCGTGTGGCGCTCAACGACGGCACGACATTTGGAGATGAGGGCAAAGGTCACGTTCGCCTCAATATCGGCACCCCCAGATCGCTGCTCCAGGAGGGACTGGAGAAAATCGCCGCCGCTTTTGAATAA
- a CDS encoding amidohydrolase: MEKIGLEAKALNEEIVALRQELHAHPELEHDLPFTEEVIVRELSKLGLDEIKSGQGQGHGVFATLKGKKPGPGKTLALRADMDALPIVEDTGLPFASTNGNMHACGHDAHVAMLLMAAKLLAAKREDLAGTVRFIFQPSEETINGALSMIASGALENPRVDEIIGLHTGNIWGGGLTPGQIGWRVGPMMASTSTLTIEIQGKGGHGATPHLTVDPIVIATKMISQLQTLVSREVSPFEAVVFTIGQITGGSAPNVIAGSCRMRGMIRSFDPKIDAFLKERIKSTVEGIAASMRGKATVAFSSDIPAVINDQSCALRMRDIVAKTLGEEWTQEVALPSSGAEDFAFYLGKVPGAFFYHCSTFEPHAVIGEGRDYPHHNAKFDINESVLWTGTAALAVYALNWQA; encoded by the coding sequence ATGGAGAAAATCGGGCTAGAGGCCAAAGCTCTAAACGAAGAGATCGTGGCGTTGCGGCAAGAGTTGCACGCGCACCCAGAGCTGGAACACGATCTACCCTTCACGGAAGAAGTGATTGTACGAGAACTATCCAAACTGGGGCTTGACGAAATCAAATCCGGCCAAGGACAGGGACATGGGGTTTTTGCCACGTTGAAAGGGAAAAAACCGGGTCCGGGTAAAACGCTGGCGTTGCGCGCGGACATGGACGCGCTTCCCATTGTGGAGGATACCGGCCTCCCTTTCGCTTCGACCAATGGCAACATGCACGCCTGCGGGCACGACGCTCACGTGGCAATGTTGCTGATGGCCGCGAAACTGCTCGCGGCAAAGCGCGAGGACCTAGCCGGGACAGTGCGCTTCATCTTTCAGCCTTCAGAGGAGACGATCAACGGCGCCCTTTCCATGATCGCCAGTGGGGCACTGGAAAATCCGCGAGTGGACGAGATCATCGGATTGCACACGGGCAACATCTGGGGAGGAGGTCTGACGCCGGGACAAATTGGATGGCGTGTGGGACCAATGATGGCCTCAACCTCCACGCTGACGATCGAGATTCAAGGCAAGGGAGGCCACGGCGCCACCCCGCATCTGACGGTAGACCCCATCGTGATAGCCACCAAGATGATCAGTCAACTCCAAACCCTGGTTAGTCGCGAGGTCAGCCCCTTTGAAGCAGTGGTGTTCACCATCGGACAGATTACGGGAGGTTCGGCTCCAAACGTTATCGCCGGAAGTTGTAGAATGCGCGGAATGATTCGCAGCTTCGACCCAAAGATCGACGCGTTTTTGAAAGAGCGCATCAAAAGCACAGTTGAGGGAATCGCGGCTTCCATGAGAGGCAAAGCCACAGTTGCCTTTTCCAGCGACATCCCCGCGGTCATCAACGACCAAAGCTGCGCCCTCCGAATGCGGGACATCGTCGCAAAGACCCTGGGAGAGGAGTGGACCCAGGAGGTTGCGCTGCCCTCGTCGGGAGCGGAAGATTTTGCGTTCTATCTTGGGAAAGTGCCGGGGGCTTTCTTCTACCATTGCTCGACTTTTGAACCTCACGCTGTTATCGGGGAAGGGCGAGATTATCCACACCACAACGCGAAATTTGATATAAACGAGTCCGTACTCTGGACGGGTACGGCCGCTCTGGCCGTTTACGCTCTCAACTGGCAGGCCTAA
- a CDS encoding thermonuclease family protein produces MKKKRKGQKLVPQLTVKKIISLAGTLLLGAFYLFFAPGGDVLSGTVTRVVDGDTIHVTVAGEDRTVRLIGVDTPETVHPRKPVEFYGKEASDFTKKNLTNKTVWLEYDVAPLDRYNRHLAYVWLTKPGTGETAIRKNMFNAQLVLQGYGKIMTIQPNSKYSQIFAKFQEEARNNKRGLWGK; encoded by the coding sequence ATGAAGAAAAAAAGAAAAGGGCAAAAACTCGTTCCTCAGCTTACGGTGAAAAAAATCATATCCCTGGCGGGAACCTTATTGCTTGGAGCTTTCTATCTGTTCTTCGCGCCCGGCGGGGATGTTCTGTCGGGAACGGTTACCCGGGTGGTGGATGGAGATACGATACACGTAACCGTGGCGGGGGAGGACCGCACCGTGCGCTTGATTGGCGTGGATACCCCAGAAACCGTTCATCCTCGAAAGCCCGTGGAGTTTTATGGTAAAGAAGCGTCGGATTTTACCAAAAAGAACCTAACGAACAAAACCGTTTGGCTGGAATACGACGTGGCTCCTCTGGACCGTTACAACCGCCACCTGGCCTACGTCTGGCTGACGAAGCCCGGGACGGGAGAGACGGCAATCCGGAAGAACATGTTCAACGCCCAGTTGGTCTTGCAGGGATACGGCAAGATCATGACGATCCAGCCCAACTCCAAATATTCTCAAATTTTCGCGAAATTTCAAGAAGAAGCGCGGAACAACAAGAGGGGACTTTGGGGAAAGTAA
- a CDS encoding cation diffusion facilitator family transporter produces MEKIGMAGEKMREGTRVTLVGLGGNLILTVGKYAAGVFGHSGAMIADATHSLSDLLTDFAVLLGLRYTSKPADADHAYGHGRIETLVAAFCGLVLLIVGLGVFFEGSTSILQAVDGRELSRPGGVALMAALISIIMKEVLFRYTFAAGRKLNSASLKANAWHHRADAMSSVGAFLGIAGGFVGGEKWVILDPVAAVLVSVFILHAAVSIFWNSIEEVLDTSLAPSQVDAIKEAALDFSEIFDIHKVRTRRIGFYVAVEAHIVLDGHITLVQAHDVTTTLECKLEDLLGRNALITLHAEPYEPRNDATIKWRDEENDNARTY; encoded by the coding sequence ATGGAGAAAATAGGCATGGCTGGGGAGAAAATGCGAGAAGGCACGCGCGTGACCTTGGTGGGTCTAGGGGGCAATCTGATCCTGACTGTGGGAAAATACGCGGCCGGTGTTTTTGGGCACAGCGGGGCGATGATTGCCGACGCGACGCACTCCCTGTCGGACCTTTTGACAGACTTCGCCGTTCTTTTGGGGTTACGTTACACGAGTAAACCAGCGGATGCAGACCACGCCTACGGACATGGAAGGATCGAAACGCTGGTGGCGGCTTTTTGCGGACTGGTACTGTTGATTGTAGGACTGGGTGTTTTTTTCGAGGGAAGCACTTCCATCCTGCAGGCCGTGGACGGGCGTGAGTTGTCTAGACCCGGAGGAGTGGCCCTGATGGCGGCGCTGATTTCCATTATAATGAAAGAAGTCCTGTTCCGTTACACTTTTGCCGCTGGCCGAAAGCTGAATAGCGCGTCACTGAAGGCCAACGCCTGGCACCACCGTGCAGACGCTATGTCCTCCGTGGGGGCGTTTCTTGGAATCGCCGGCGGTTTCGTAGGCGGTGAAAAGTGGGTGATTCTCGATCCGGTGGCGGCCGTTCTGGTGAGTGTCTTTATCCTTCACGCGGCCGTCTCTATTTTCTGGAACAGCATCGAGGAGGTTCTGGATACGTCTCTGGCTCCATCTCAAGTGGACGCTATCAAGGAAGCGGCTTTAGATTTCTCGGAGATCTTCGACATTCACAAGGTCAGAACGCGGAGAATCGGTTTCTACGTAGCGGTGGAGGCGCATATTGTGCTGGACGGGCACATAACCTTAGTTCAAGCTCACGACGTGACCACGACTCTCGAATGCAAACTGGAAGACCTGTTAGGGCGAAACGCGTTGATCACGTTGCACGCGGAACCTTACGAACCGAGAAATGATGCGACAATAAAGTGGAGAGACGAGGAGAACGACAATGCGCGAACCTACTGA
- a CDS encoding YbaK/EbsC family protein, translated as MREPTDAIEDVIEDAIEEAIEKVRVALDAGGYGDIEIKVTEETIFTVEDATRAVGAPAEKILKSLVFLVDERPVLVLMSGANRVDLRAVAREAKGKKTKMASPEYVFERFGFKVGGVPPTGYPIQIPAFLDEDLFRYPVVWAAAGTDHAFFPIEPERLLALTGGMKVPIKKRGFCHDPSPDHAS; from the coding sequence ATGCGCGAACCTACTGACGCTATTGAAGATGTTATTGAGGACGCTATTGAGGAGGCTATTGAAAAAGTACGAGTCGCGTTGGACGCGGGGGGATACGGCGATATCGAGATCAAGGTGACGGAGGAGACCATTTTTACGGTGGAAGACGCTACTCGGGCTGTCGGAGCCCCCGCGGAGAAGATTCTGAAGAGCCTCGTTTTTCTAGTGGACGAGCGTCCCGTCTTGGTGTTGATGAGCGGCGCAAACCGGGTGGACCTCCGGGCCGTAGCGCGGGAGGCGAAGGGTAAAAAAACCAAAATGGCTTCTCCAGAGTACGTGTTCGAGCGCTTTGGATTTAAGGTTGGAGGTGTGCCTCCAACAGGGTATCCTATTCAGATACCCGCTTTTTTGGACGAGGACCTTTTCCGGTACCCTGTGGTCTGGGCCGCTGCGGGCACAGATCATGCTTTTTTCCCCATAGAGCCGGAACGCCTTCTGGCTCTCACAGGGGGAATGAAGGTCCCCATCAAAAAACGCGGGTTTTGTCATGACCCGAGTCCAGACCATGCTTCCTAG